Proteins found in one Physeter macrocephalus isolate SW-GA chromosome 17, ASM283717v5, whole genome shotgun sequence genomic segment:
- the LOC102995721 gene encoding protein FAM187B-like, translating to MEDNGKGGGHVGHLWLLSLSLPTSWAQILVSCAYKSLCQQALLSGNDVVLQCDHLKALWYFSSILGEDLLLLSSVPNIKKLPGGSFQLTNPQPSQTGLYHREDNDNALVVEYEIDFQDVTTLNITHKGLGQKPLQNETLSLGGKELIFTHWEPWQDCNRCGEPGERKRLGYCYIEEPLEKPMPCWLYLQEEKVQYRRMWAEMQVEACLIPCDHIK from the exons ATGGAGGATAATGGAAAAGGGG GTGGCCATGTTGGCCACTTGTGGCTGCTTAGCCTTTCTCTCCCCACTTCGTGGGCCCAGATATTAGTCAGCTGTGCCTACAAGAGTCTCTGCCAGCAGGCCCTACTCTCAGGCAATGATGTTGTCCTGCAGTGTGACCATCTCAAGGCACTCTGGTACTTCTCTTCCATTCTGGGGGAGGATCTCTTGTTGCTCTCCTCAGTGCCTAACATAAAGAAACTGCCTGGGGGCAGCTTCCAATTGACCAACCCTCAGCCCTCCCAGACAGGCCTCTATCACCGTGAGGACAATGACAATGCCCTCGTGGTAGAGTATGAGATTGATTTCCAAGATGTCACTACCCTAAATATTACACACAAAGGCCTGGGCCAAAAGCCCCTGCAGAATGAGACCCTGAGTCTGGGTGGCAAGGAGCTCATCTTCACCCACTGGGAGCCCTGGCAGGACTGTAACCGCTGTGGGGAGCCAGGTGAGCGCAAACGCCTGGGGTACTGCTACATCGAGGAGCCCCTGGAAAAACCCATGCCCTGTTGGCTCTATCTGCAAGAAGAGAAGGTGCAGTACAGACGCATGTGGGCTGAGATGCAGGTGGAAGCCTGCCTTATACCCTGCGACCACATCAAGTAA
- the LOC114484086 gene encoding lipolysis-stimulated lipoprotein receptor-like isoform X2 — protein sequence MFPLVKILEQGGLGIGTRNGSRKGRSRHPSQSWCAPCPLPSGYLGGDARGRRAQTAEMAPLARRLLWGRLGSCPATPCWGTVVFVWLFLSTLWTAPASAIQVTVSDPYHVVILFQPVTLPCTYQSTMTPTAPIVIWKYKSFCRDRLADAFSPASVDNQLNAQLAAGNPGYNPYVECQDSVRTVRVVATKQGNAVTLGDYYQGRRITITGNADLTFDQTAWGDSGVYYCSVVSAQDLQGNNEAYAELIVLDFKIKHFHGP from the exons ATGTTTCCTCTAGTTAAAATCCTAGAACAGGGTGGGCTTGGAATAGGAACAAGGAACGGAAGCAGGAAGGGGCGGAGCAGGCACCCCTCCCAGTCTTGGTGCGCGCCGTGCCCCCTACCCTCCGGGTACCTGGGAGGGGACGCGCGGGGCCGACGCGCCCAGACCGCCGAGATGGCGCCTTTGGCCCGCCGGCTTTTATGGGGGCGGCTGGGCTCCTGCCCGGCCACCCCCTGCTGGGGCACGGTCGTCTTCGTGTGGCTCTTTCTCAGCACCTTGTGGACAG CCCCTGCCAGCGCCATCCAGGTGACTGTGTCAGACCCCTACCACGTGGTGATCCTATTCCAACCCGTGACCCTGCCCTGCACCTACCAGTCGACCATGACCCCCACGGCACCCATCGTGATCTGGAAGTACAAGTCTTTCTGCCGGGACCGCCTCGCTGACGCCTTCTCCCCAGCCAGTGTTGACAACCAGCTGAACGCCCAGCTGGCGGCTGGTAACCCAGGCTACAACCCCTACGTGGAGTGCCAGGACAGCGTGCGCACCGTCAGGGTTGTGGCCACCAAACAGGGCAATGCCGTGACCCTGGGAGACTACTACCAGGGCCGGAGGATCACCATCACAGGAA ATGCTGACCTGACCTTTGACCAGACAGCCTGGGGGGACAGCGGTGTGTACTACTGCTCTGTGGTCTCAGCCCAGGACCTCCAGGGGAACAACGAGGCCTACGCAGAGCTCATCGTCCTCG attttaaaataaaacattttcatgggcCCTAG
- the LOC114484086 gene encoding lipolysis-stimulated lipoprotein receptor-like isoform X1 has product MFPLVKILEQGGLGIGTRNGSRKGRSRHPSQSWCAPCPLPSGYLGGDARGRRAQTAEMAPLARRLLWGRLGSCPATPCWGTVVFVWLFLSTLWTAPASAIQVTVSDPYHVVILFQPVTLPCTYQSTMTPTAPIVIWKYKSFCRDRLADAFSPASVDNQLNAQLAAGNPGYNPYVECQDSVRTVRVVATKQGNAVTLGDYYQGRRITITGNADLTFDQTAWGDSGVYYCSVVSAQDLQGNNEAYAELIVLALLCLLCLVEQGLPLSPGMERFGAIGPVCVEEMESQTEVDPSEPMGYILEPFWAIESPVAGESE; this is encoded by the exons ATGTTTCCTCTAGTTAAAATCCTAGAACAGGGTGGGCTTGGAATAGGAACAAGGAACGGAAGCAGGAAGGGGCGGAGCAGGCACCCCTCCCAGTCTTGGTGCGCGCCGTGCCCCCTACCCTCCGGGTACCTGGGAGGGGACGCGCGGGGCCGACGCGCCCAGACCGCCGAGATGGCGCCTTTGGCCCGCCGGCTTTTATGGGGGCGGCTGGGCTCCTGCCCGGCCACCCCCTGCTGGGGCACGGTCGTCTTCGTGTGGCTCTTTCTCAGCACCTTGTGGACAG CCCCTGCCAGCGCCATCCAGGTGACTGTGTCAGACCCCTACCACGTGGTGATCCTATTCCAACCCGTGACCCTGCCCTGCACCTACCAGTCGACCATGACCCCCACGGCACCCATCGTGATCTGGAAGTACAAGTCTTTCTGCCGGGACCGCCTCGCTGACGCCTTCTCCCCAGCCAGTGTTGACAACCAGCTGAACGCCCAGCTGGCGGCTGGTAACCCAGGCTACAACCCCTACGTGGAGTGCCAGGACAGCGTGCGCACCGTCAGGGTTGTGGCCACCAAACAGGGCAATGCCGTGACCCTGGGAGACTACTACCAGGGCCGGAGGATCACCATCACAGGAA ATGCTGACCTGACCTTTGACCAGACAGCCTGGGGGGACAGCGGTGTGTACTACTGCTCTGTGGTCTCAGCCCAGGACCTCCAGGGGAACAACGAGGCCTACGCAGAGCTCATCGTCCTCG CATTACTGTGCCTCTTGTGCCTGGTGGAACAGGGACTGCCCCTCTCACCTGGGATGGAACGCTTTGGGGCGATAGGACCTGTGTGTGTGGAAGAGATGGAGTCCCAAACTGAGGTCGATCCTTCAGAACCCATGGGATATATCCTGGAACCCTTCTGGGCAATAGAATCCCCCGTGGCGGGAGAGAGTGAGTGA
- the DMKN gene encoding dermokine isoform X2, which produces MKLQGSLACLLLVLCLGSGEAGPLLGGGESAGAGAMEATGHRVGEAVKHGVGEATGGGDGEAAGSGVKEAMGPGVRDALARGVEEAAHALGNTGSEAGRQAENVIQPGVDAAHSSWQEMPGGSGALGTNGQPPSGGHGTSGSPGNPGGPGIPWDHVYSEGSDGSFGTNSQGGSWGHGGHGGPFNLGTNTQGSSSNGSISGGSSGDSSGPHWNSQRSPGFFNLDTFWKNLKSMLGFSNWDAINKGRVPNPSTLLCFRQLWENFKQNIPFLNWKAIFKNYDYNQQTHPTATGGQHSAKIPTKEGVTISSSASRARPDLLQWVKF; this is translated from the exons atgAAGCTCCAGGGGTCTCTGGCCTGCCTCCTGCTGGTCCTGTGCCTGGGCAGTGGGGAGGCTGGCCCACtgctgggtggaggggagagcGCTGGAGCAGGGGCCATGGAGGCCactggacacagggtgggagaggCCGTCAAGCACGGAGTCGGGGAGGCCACTGGCGGAGGGGATGGAGAGGCAGCGGGTTCTGGAGTCAAGGAGGCCATGGGCCCCGGGGTGCGGGACGCTCTCGCCCGTGGGGTTGAGGAAGCGGCCCATGCTCTTGGAAACACTGGGAGTGAGGCTGGCAGACAGGCTGAGAATGTCATTCAGCCTGGAGTGGATGCTGCGCACAGCTCCTGGCAGGAGATGCCTGGCGGCAGCGGTGCTTTG GGAACCAATGGCCAGCCTCCATCTGGAGGCCATGGCACCTCTGGCTCTCCAGGCAATCCTGGAGGTCCAGGGATTCCCTGGGACCATGTGTATTCTGAAGGCTCAGATGGCAGCTTTGGGACCAACTCTCAGGGAGGCTCCTGGGGCCACGGAGGCCATGGAGGGCCATTCAACCTAGGGACCAACACTCAG GGAAGCAGCAGTAACGGCAGCAtcagtggtggcagcagcggtGACAGTTCTGGGCCCCACTGG AACTCTCAGAGGTCTCCTGGGTTCTTCAACTTGGACACCTTCTGGAAG aatTTAAAATCCATGCTGGGTTTCAGTAACTGGGACGCCATCAACAAG GGCCGAGTCCCAAACCCCAGCACCCTCCTCTGCTTCCGTCAACTCTGGGAG aACTTCAAACAAAACATTCCTTTCTTGAACTGGAAAGCAATTTTTAAG AACTACGATTATAACCAGCAGACACACCCTACTGCCACTGGGGGGCAGCACTCAGCCAAGATCCCCACTAAG GAGGGAGTCACGATTTCTTCCTCG GCTTCCCGGGCGCGACCTGACCTGCTGCAGTGGGTGAAGTTTTG A
- the DMKN gene encoding dermokine isoform X1 — protein sequence MKLQGSLACLLLVLCLGSGEAGPLLGGGESAGAGAMEATGHRVGEAVKHGVGEATGGGDGEAAGSGVKEAMGPGVRDALARGVEEAAHALGNTGSEAGRQAENVIQPGVDAAHSSWQEMPGGSGALGTNGQPPSGGHGTSGSPGNPGGPGIPWDHVYSEGSDGSFGTNSQGGSWGHGGHGGPFNLGTNTQGSSSNGSISGGSSGDSSGPHWNSQRSPGFFNLDTFWKNLKSMLGFSNWDAINKGRVPNPSTLLCFRQLWENFKQNIPFLNWKAIFKNYDYNQQTHPTATGGQHSAKIPTKEGVTISSSASRARPDLLQWVKFW from the exons atgAAGCTCCAGGGGTCTCTGGCCTGCCTCCTGCTGGTCCTGTGCCTGGGCAGTGGGGAGGCTGGCCCACtgctgggtggaggggagagcGCTGGAGCAGGGGCCATGGAGGCCactggacacagggtgggagaggCCGTCAAGCACGGAGTCGGGGAGGCCACTGGCGGAGGGGATGGAGAGGCAGCGGGTTCTGGAGTCAAGGAGGCCATGGGCCCCGGGGTGCGGGACGCTCTCGCCCGTGGGGTTGAGGAAGCGGCCCATGCTCTTGGAAACACTGGGAGTGAGGCTGGCAGACAGGCTGAGAATGTCATTCAGCCTGGAGTGGATGCTGCGCACAGCTCCTGGCAGGAGATGCCTGGCGGCAGCGGTGCTTTG GGAACCAATGGCCAGCCTCCATCTGGAGGCCATGGCACCTCTGGCTCTCCAGGCAATCCTGGAGGTCCAGGGATTCCCTGGGACCATGTGTATTCTGAAGGCTCAGATGGCAGCTTTGGGACCAACTCTCAGGGAGGCTCCTGGGGCCACGGAGGCCATGGAGGGCCATTCAACCTAGGGACCAACACTCAG GGAAGCAGCAGTAACGGCAGCAtcagtggtggcagcagcggtGACAGTTCTGGGCCCCACTGG AACTCTCAGAGGTCTCCTGGGTTCTTCAACTTGGACACCTTCTGGAAG aatTTAAAATCCATGCTGGGTTTCAGTAACTGGGACGCCATCAACAAG GGCCGAGTCCCAAACCCCAGCACCCTCCTCTGCTTCCGTCAACTCTGGGAG aACTTCAAACAAAACATTCCTTTCTTGAACTGGAAAGCAATTTTTAAG AACTACGATTATAACCAGCAGACACACCCTACTGCCACTGGGGGGCAGCACTCAGCCAAGATCCCCACTAAG GAGGGAGTCACGATTTCTTCCTCG GCTTCCCGGGCGCGACCTGACCTGCTGCAGTGGGTGAAGTTTTGGTAG
- the DMKN gene encoding dermokine isoform X3, which yields MKLQGSLACLLLVLCLGSGEAGPLLGGGESAGAGAMEATGHRVGEAVKHGVGEATGGGDGEAAGSGVKEAMGPGVRDALARGVEEAAHALGNTGSEAGRQAENVIQPGVDAAHSSWQEMPGGSGALGTNGQPPSGGHGTSGSPGNPGGPGIPWDHVYSEGSDGSFGTNSQGGSWGHGGHGGPFNLGTNTQGSSSNGSISGGSSGDSSGPHWNSQRSPGFFNLDTFWKNLKSMLGFSNWDAINKNFKQNIPFLNWKAIFKNYDYNQQTHPTATGGQHSAKIPTKEGVTISSSASRARPDLLQWVKFW from the exons atgAAGCTCCAGGGGTCTCTGGCCTGCCTCCTGCTGGTCCTGTGCCTGGGCAGTGGGGAGGCTGGCCCACtgctgggtggaggggagagcGCTGGAGCAGGGGCCATGGAGGCCactggacacagggtgggagaggCCGTCAAGCACGGAGTCGGGGAGGCCACTGGCGGAGGGGATGGAGAGGCAGCGGGTTCTGGAGTCAAGGAGGCCATGGGCCCCGGGGTGCGGGACGCTCTCGCCCGTGGGGTTGAGGAAGCGGCCCATGCTCTTGGAAACACTGGGAGTGAGGCTGGCAGACAGGCTGAGAATGTCATTCAGCCTGGAGTGGATGCTGCGCACAGCTCCTGGCAGGAGATGCCTGGCGGCAGCGGTGCTTTG GGAACCAATGGCCAGCCTCCATCTGGAGGCCATGGCACCTCTGGCTCTCCAGGCAATCCTGGAGGTCCAGGGATTCCCTGGGACCATGTGTATTCTGAAGGCTCAGATGGCAGCTTTGGGACCAACTCTCAGGGAGGCTCCTGGGGCCACGGAGGCCATGGAGGGCCATTCAACCTAGGGACCAACACTCAG GGAAGCAGCAGTAACGGCAGCAtcagtggtggcagcagcggtGACAGTTCTGGGCCCCACTGG AACTCTCAGAGGTCTCCTGGGTTCTTCAACTTGGACACCTTCTGGAAG aatTTAAAATCCATGCTGGGTTTCAGTAACTGGGACGCCATCAACAAG aACTTCAAACAAAACATTCCTTTCTTGAACTGGAAAGCAATTTTTAAG AACTACGATTATAACCAGCAGACACACCCTACTGCCACTGGGGGGCAGCACTCAGCCAAGATCCCCACTAAG GAGGGAGTCACGATTTCTTCCTCG GCTTCCCGGGCGCGACCTGACCTGCTGCAGTGGGTGAAGTTTTGGTAG